From the genome of Paucidesulfovibrio longus DSM 6739, one region includes:
- a CDS encoding DUF4911 domain-containing protein, whose protein sequence is MSNSTHDAAPQGKARKPKRVRPRRGRVFPAPDWSARAYVRVARSDVALFRFLLEAWDNLALFTVVDRAAGILMLRFSAHQEREVRLFLEAARSEIAVEPVCWPGADAAGAGPVPPMKL, encoded by the coding sequence ATGTCCAACTCCACGCACGACGCCGCCCCGCAGGGCAAGGCGCGCAAGCCGAAGCGGGTTCGTCCGCGCCGGGGCCGGGTCTTTCCCGCGCCGGACTGGTCCGCGCGCGCGTATGTGCGCGTGGCCCGCTCGGACGTGGCTTTGTTCCGTTTTCTGCTCGAAGCCTGGGACAACCTGGCGCTGTTCACGGTGGTGGACCGCGCCGCAGGCATTCTCATGCTCCGGTTCAGCGCACATCAGGAGCGCGAAGTGCGCCTTTTCCTGGAGGCGGCCCGCTCGGAAATCGCGGTGGAGCCGGTCTGCTGGCCGGGAGCGGACGCAGCGGGCGCCGGGCCTGTGCCGCCGATGAAGCTGTAG
- the nhaB gene encoding sodium/proton antiporter NhaB: MPKTIAQALQRNLLGNAPTWYKLCIIGFLILNPILLQVAGPFVTGWVLICEFIFTLAMALKCYPLPAGGLLAIEAVFLGMTSPETVYHEALNNFPVILLLIFMVAGIHFMKELLQFTFTKLLVKIQSKIAISLLFCFAGAFLSAFLDALTVTAVIIAVAYGFYNVYHRYASGVAAKGGHDLLNDEAVKEMAREDLKEFRGYLRNLMMHGAVGTALGGVCTLVGEPQNLLIASEMGWHFVEFFVYVAPISMPVLIVGLLTCVAVEKFHIFGYGHFLPGNVRSVLLEEATRSEEALGLAGKARLLIQACAAIWLILALALHLAEVGIIGLSIIVLLTALNGVIEENRIGKAFEEALPFTALLVVFFAIVAVIHDQHLFKGIINFVLSLQGKQQLAAYYLANGLLSMISDNVFVATVYISETKMHFTEVMGAVPGVTMSGHDIMAGLTDYKVNSHEFLAQFPQAAAQQLVAIKEQFNALAVAINTGTNIPSVATPNGQAAFLFLLTSALAPVIRLSYMRMVMLALPYTITMSIAGLTATWYMPEIEHWLVSVLHFSGH, from the coding sequence GTGCCGAAAACGATTGCACAAGCCTTACAGAGAAACCTGCTCGGCAATGCGCCGACGTGGTACAAGCTCTGCATCATAGGCTTTCTTATCCTCAACCCCATTCTGTTGCAGGTTGCCGGTCCGTTCGTAACGGGCTGGGTCTTGATCTGCGAATTCATCTTCACCCTGGCCATGGCCCTGAAGTGCTACCCGCTTCCCGCGGGCGGCCTGCTGGCCATCGAGGCCGTGTTCCTGGGCATGACCAGCCCGGAAACCGTCTATCACGAAGCCCTGAACAACTTTCCCGTGATCCTGCTGCTGATCTTCATGGTCGCGGGCATCCACTTCATGAAGGAACTGCTCCAGTTCACCTTCACCAAGCTGCTCGTCAAGATTCAATCCAAGATCGCCATTTCGCTGCTCTTCTGCTTTGCGGGAGCGTTTCTCTCCGCATTTCTCGACGCCCTGACCGTCACCGCCGTTATCATCGCCGTGGCCTACGGCTTTTATAACGTCTACCACCGATACGCTTCCGGAGTCGCGGCCAAGGGCGGGCACGACCTGCTCAACGACGAAGCCGTGAAGGAAATGGCCCGCGAGGATCTCAAGGAATTTCGGGGCTACCTGCGCAACCTCATGATGCACGGCGCCGTGGGCACCGCGCTCGGCGGCGTCTGCACCCTGGTGGGCGAGCCCCAGAACCTGCTCATCGCTTCGGAAATGGGCTGGCACTTCGTCGAGTTCTTCGTCTACGTCGCGCCCATCTCCATGCCCGTGCTCATCGTGGGCCTGCTGACCTGCGTCGCCGTCGAGAAATTCCACATCTTCGGCTACGGCCACTTCCTGCCCGGCAACGTCCGCTCGGTCCTGCTGGAAGAAGCCACCCGCAGCGAGGAGGCCCTTGGCCTGGCCGGCAAGGCCCGCCTGCTCATCCAGGCCTGCGCCGCGATCTGGCTGATTCTGGCCCTGGCCCTGCACCTGGCCGAAGTCGGCATCATCGGCCTGTCCATCATCGTGCTGCTCACCGCCCTCAACGGCGTGATCGAGGAAAACCGCATCGGCAAGGCCTTTGAAGAAGCCCTGCCCTTCACCGCGCTGCTCGTGGTCTTCTTCGCCATCGTGGCCGTGATCCACGACCAGCACCTCTTCAAGGGCATCATCAACTTCGTGCTCAGCCTCCAGGGCAAGCAGCAGCTCGCGGCCTACTACCTGGCCAACGGTCTGCTCTCCATGATCTCGGACAACGTCTTCGTGGCCACGGTGTACATCTCGGAAACCAAGATGCACTTCACCGAGGTCATGGGCGCGGTGCCCGGCGTGACCATGTCCGGACACGACATCATGGCCGGCCTGACCGACTACAAGGTCAACTCGCACGAGTTCCTGGCGCAGTTCCCGCAGGCCGCCGCACAGCAGCTCGTGGCCATCAAGGAGCAGTTCAACGCCCTGGCCGTGGCCATCAACACCGGCACGAACATCCCGTCCGTAGCCACCCCCAACGGACAGGCCGCCTTCCTCTTCCTGCTGACCTCGGCCCTGGCTCCGGTCATCCGCCTGTCCTACATGCGCATGGTCATGCTGGCCCTGCCGTACACCATCACCATGTCCATCGCCGGACTGACCGCCACCTGGTACATGCCCGAAATCGAGCACTGGCTCGTGAGCGTGCTGCACTTCAGCGGCCACTAG
- a CDS encoding transferase, with protein sequence MQLERLIEHIVTRVNLNLRNPRADVRPYVSGLVAEDKFAQYYAFYALTPHHPLYFRFHSSSLAGTYFLGKCEVENAVLYKSDIRGDELKKKGTVIKVGNEDVLVYADEIISIRNSILLKTLVHNNSHDPESLEIFRIRNTVALHYSNIHGTCTEGLLLKPFGTVDLSTLHDCVVGVFSYVQVTELSHEHIGDGLVWVRADDAFEFKYQYPENALKKYVDYTPGKTPRGDFMDFLESRKEDFMPVYASVVPELPSDVPESALVSPYAVVKGDTQIGENVLVAQRAYVENSQLGNGANAQENCYIVNSVLEGMDVNAHGGKVIHCHLGQKVFTGFNSFLRGSEDCPVRIGSDSIVMPHTIIDAEEPIEIPAGSLVWGLVNRQSDLEVNSMSLEAFSELKGQFRLGNMTFEGAGKLFVEGFRKRIEHILEENGAYFDDEDTQGHAQKTQGSSYSILQPYPQGDLKGLCPTVTIGDSCHTGRF encoded by the coding sequence ATGCAACTGGAGAGACTCATCGAACACATCGTGACCCGCGTGAACCTGAACCTGCGCAATCCGCGCGCGGACGTGCGGCCCTACGTCAGCGGCCTCGTGGCCGAGGACAAGTTCGCGCAGTACTATGCGTTCTACGCGCTCACGCCCCACCACCCGCTCTACTTCCGGTTCCACAGCTCCAGCCTTGCCGGAACCTACTTCCTGGGCAAGTGCGAGGTGGAGAACGCCGTGCTCTACAAGAGCGACATCCGCGGAGACGAGCTGAAAAAGAAAGGAACCGTGATCAAGGTCGGCAACGAGGACGTGCTCGTCTACGCCGACGAGATCATCAGCATCCGCAACTCCATCCTGCTCAAGACCCTGGTGCACAACAATTCCCACGACCCCGAAAGCCTGGAGATCTTCCGCATCCGCAACACCGTGGCCCTGCACTACTCCAACATCCACGGCACCTGCACCGAGGGCCTGCTGCTCAAGCCCTTCGGCACGGTGGACCTCTCCACCCTGCACGACTGCGTGGTCGGCGTGTTCAGCTACGTCCAGGTCACGGAGCTTTCCCACGAGCACATCGGCGACGGCCTGGTCTGGGTCCGCGCGGACGACGCCTTCGAGTTCAAGTACCAGTATCCGGAAAACGCGCTGAAGAAGTACGTGGACTACACTCCCGGCAAGACCCCGCGCGGCGACTTCATGGACTTCCTGGAGAGCCGCAAGGAGGATTTCATGCCGGTCTACGCCTCGGTGGTTCCGGAACTGCCCTCGGACGTTCCCGAGTCCGCCCTGGTCAGCCCGTACGCCGTGGTCAAGGGCGACACCCAGATCGGCGAGAACGTGCTCGTGGCCCAGCGCGCCTACGTGGAGAACTCCCAGCTCGGCAACGGCGCCAACGCCCAGGAAAACTGCTACATCGTCAATTCCGTGCTCGAAGGCATGGACGTCAACGCCCACGGCGGCAAGGTCATCCACTGCCACCTGGGCCAGAAGGTCTTCACCGGGTTCAACTCCTTCCTGCGCGGCAGCGAGGATTGCCCCGTGCGCATCGGCAGCGACAGCATCGTCATGCCCCACACCATCATCGACGCGGAAGAGCCCATCGAGATCCCGGCGGGAAGCCTGGTCTGGGGGCTGGTCAACCGGCAGAGCGATCTGGAAGTGAACAGCATGTCCCTGGAGGCCTTTTCCGAGCTCAAGGGGCAGTTCCGCCTCGGAAACATGACCTTCGAAGGCGCGGGCAAGCTCTTTGTGGAAGGATTCCGCAAGCGCATCGAGCACATCCTGGAGGAGAACGGCGCCTACTTCGACGACGAGGACACCCAGGGCCACGCCCAGAAAACCCAGGGCAGCTCCTACAGCATCCTCCAGCCCTATCCGCAGGGGGATCTCAAGGGCCTTTGCCCCACGGTGACCATCGGCGATTCCTGCCATACGGGGAGATTCTAA
- a CDS encoding SLC13 family permease: MTTAAIDKKAFNWKRLFFLLLGPALFALVYYCPPWPDAIDPLGEHFVLSREGKGALAVFLWAGTWWVFEVVPIGITSLLIGVLQTLCHLRTNAEGVWDSKAAFKDFMDPSVLFIFGSIVIGLVFTKTGLTKRLAYKMLKVVGERTSMIYLGVFVVTAFLTHFMAHTAVAATIYPLLLAIYALYGEGNKVTKFGKGLFIGMAYVAGAGSIITLLGAARGMVALGFYKELMGADITFFKFAFYNFPIGWGMVFLLWGFFMIFFKPEKKVIPGLREKVARLDKEMGPITRNEVIAASVILGVIVFMSLQSFIPALQGFHKSAVLLVTTVSFFVLKILDLDDLESVPWNIILLFAGAMSIGFCLWETGAAKWLAVNWLALFKEANWFLFIMSIAFFVLVMTNFIMNVAAIAISLPVALVIAPYLGVAGEVVLFASLACAGMPFLLLVGAAPNAIAYDSGQFTSGEFFKYGILASVLLMVVLALFVAVIWPLMGMAVTLPAGG, encoded by the coding sequence ATGACGACTGCCGCCATTGATAAAAAGGCCTTCAACTGGAAGCGCCTGTTCTTTTTGCTGCTCGGACCGGCGCTCTTCGCCCTGGTCTACTACTGTCCGCCCTGGCCCGACGCCATCGACCCGCTGGGCGAGCACTTCGTGCTCAGCCGCGAGGGCAAGGGCGCGCTGGCCGTGTTTCTCTGGGCCGGCACCTGGTGGGTTTTCGAGGTCGTGCCCATCGGCATCACCTCGCTGCTCATCGGCGTGCTCCAGACGCTCTGCCACCTGCGCACCAACGCCGAGGGCGTCTGGGACTCCAAGGCCGCGTTCAAGGACTTCATGGATCCGTCCGTGCTGTTCATCTTCGGTTCCATCGTCATCGGCCTGGTCTTCACCAAGACCGGACTGACCAAGCGCCTGGCCTACAAGATGCTCAAGGTCGTGGGCGAGCGCACCAGCATGATCTATCTGGGCGTGTTCGTGGTCACCGCGTTTTTGACCCACTTCATGGCCCACACCGCGGTGGCCGCCACCATCTACCCGCTGCTGCTGGCCATCTACGCGCTCTACGGCGAAGGCAACAAGGTCACCAAGTTCGGCAAGGGCCTGTTCATCGGCATGGCCTACGTGGCGGGCGCGGGCTCCATCATCACCCTGCTCGGCGCGGCGCGCGGCATGGTGGCCCTGGGCTTCTACAAGGAGCTCATGGGCGCGGACATCACCTTCTTCAAGTTCGCCTTCTACAACTTCCCCATCGGCTGGGGCATGGTCTTCCTGCTCTGGGGATTCTTCATGATCTTCTTCAAGCCGGAAAAGAAGGTCATTCCCGGCCTGCGCGAGAAGGTCGCCCGGCTGGACAAGGAAATGGGGCCCATCACCCGCAACGAGGTCATCGCGGCCAGCGTCATCCTCGGCGTGATCGTGTTCATGTCGCTGCAGAGCTTCATCCCCGCGCTCCAGGGCTTCCACAAGTCCGCCGTGCTCCTGGTCACCACCGTGAGCTTCTTCGTGCTCAAGATCCTTGATCTCGACGACCTGGAGTCCGTGCCCTGGAACATCATCCTGCTCTTCGCGGGCGCCATGTCCATCGGCTTCTGCCTCTGGGAAACGGGCGCGGCCAAGTGGCTCGCCGTGAACTGGCTGGCGCTCTTCAAGGAAGCCAACTGGTTCCTGTTCATCATGTCCATCGCCTTCTTCGTGCTGGTCATGACCAACTTCATCATGAACGTGGCCGCCATCGCCATCTCCCTGCCCGTGGCGCTCGTCATCGCGCCGTACCTGGGCGTGGCCGGCGAGGTCGTGCTCTTCGCGTCCCTGGCCTGCGCGGGAATGCCCTTCCTGCTGCTCGTGGGCGCGGCGCCCAACGCCATCGCCTACGATTCCGGGCAGTTCACCAGCGGCGAGTTCTTCAAGTACGGCATTCTGGCGTCCGTGCTGCTCATGGTCGTGCTGGCCCTGTTCGTCGCCGTGATCTGGCCTCTCATGGGCATGGCCGTAACCCTGCCCGCCGGAGGCTAG
- a CDS encoding CBS domain-containing protein: protein MKSIAVKELMVPLSEYVRVDVDDTLSDCFRALEEDRERKGLAGHAHRDALVFGNGGEFKGKVTMLDVFMALEPNYKRLFGTAKGENSLSADYVAKLYKDYDLWTEPLENLCRDGAEIRVGEIMHHCARTEFMDEGDDLGKALHRFVMGVHQPIIVRRGEEVTGVLRLGDVFEKIRELTLACKP from the coding sequence ATGAAGTCAATCGCTGTCAAGGAACTGATGGTGCCGTTGTCCGAGTATGTCCGTGTGGACGTGGACGACACCCTTTCCGACTGCTTTCGCGCCCTGGAAGAGGACCGCGAACGGAAGGGGCTTGCCGGGCACGCGCACAGGGATGCGCTCGTCTTCGGCAACGGCGGCGAATTCAAGGGCAAAGTGACCATGCTTGACGTGTTCATGGCCCTGGAACCGAATTACAAGCGCCTCTTCGGCACGGCGAAAGGTGAAAATTCGCTTTCCGCCGACTACGTGGCCAAGCTCTACAAGGACTACGACCTTTGGACCGAGCCCCTGGAAAACCTCTGCCGGGACGGCGCGGAGATCAGGGTCGGCGAAATCATGCACCACTGCGCCCGGACCGAGTTCATGGACGAGGGCGACGATCTCGGCAAGGCCCTGCACCGGTTCGTCATGGGCGTGCATCAGCCGATCATCGTGCGGCGTGGCGAGGAAGTCACGGGCGTTCTGCGCCTTGGTGACGTTTTCGAGAAAATCCGCGAGCTGACCCTGGCCTGCAAACCGTAG
- a CDS encoding PEP/pyruvate-binding domain-containing protein produces MGSGPDVIGILRRLFGRGEPEDSGDERLETLKAEFKARYHSFKLLLNANSSALEIMTEMEEALRGLRPFGMHFIRSSATRLCASVYNLVRHLEDLAPERHPRLMERFGEIRTEINIRLGLVPEDEDGPLTVRLADLNRDSTDLAGAKMANLGEIASGLGLAVPGGFVVTAHAQRLFLTHLGLQEEIDAMIQGAPHDEPDELQRLSSAIQQRIIRAPLPGDVEDAIRMRCREMEAKTGPGLRLAMRSSSLGEDGREASFAGQYRTVLNVCTENAPDVYREVVASKYSPQAMAYRLHRGIPDEAAGMAVGCLEMVRTVAGGVAYSVDPLDPGSDNEMINAAWGLARAVVDGGGGTDLFYVHRREGRIVGSRIAQKRSRFVCREGEGVAREELDPETGALPSLTEEQVLQVARGAMSLERHFGQPQDVEWAFDHDGRLLVLQSRPLTGLERDGAPKPPPADVQGAPLLLSGGVTASPGAACGPVRVIQRDADALDFPLGAIMVLRQPLPRRAVLLSRAAAVVAEEGGAAGHLANVAREFGIPAVFALAGATSTLTSGLEVTVDAERGAVYEGRCDVLLRRARPRKAIMVGTQVHERLKEVAELVLPLNLLAPESVDFRVRNCKTLHDVTRFCHQKAVEEMFRFGKDDNFPERSAKQLVTPQSPMQFWIINLDDGFRKETRENTVRLSNITSVPMLALWSGMTAVPWDGPPPVNARGFLSVMFEATMNPHLDPASDTKYLIRNYFMISKHFCSLQSRFGFHFCLVEALVSDRHQENYVAFRFKGGAADALRRQARARLVAEVLEEYDFRCDIREDSLTARVKDAGREFMEQRLKVLGYMIIHTRQIDMIMADQNAVQRAKAKMLNDLRTIVAPVGQVSK; encoded by the coding sequence GTGGGAAGCGGGCCTGACGTGATCGGCATATTGCGGCGCCTTTTCGGGCGCGGAGAACCGGAGGATTCCGGGGACGAACGCCTGGAAACCCTCAAGGCCGAGTTCAAGGCCCGCTACCACAGCTTCAAGCTGCTGCTGAACGCCAATTCGTCGGCACTGGAAATCATGACCGAAATGGAGGAGGCCCTGCGGGGCCTCCGTCCCTTCGGGATGCACTTCATCCGCAGCTCGGCCACCCGCCTGTGCGCCTCGGTCTACAACCTGGTGCGCCACCTCGAAGACCTCGCCCCGGAGCGGCACCCCAGGCTCATGGAGCGTTTCGGGGAAATCCGCACGGAAATCAACATCCGGCTCGGGCTCGTCCCGGAAGACGAGGACGGCCCCCTGACCGTTCGGCTTGCGGACCTGAACCGCGACTCCACGGACCTGGCCGGGGCCAAGATGGCCAACCTGGGAGAAATCGCGTCGGGCCTTGGGCTCGCGGTGCCCGGCGGCTTTGTGGTCACGGCCCATGCCCAGCGGCTTTTCCTGACCCACCTGGGGCTCCAGGAGGAGATCGACGCCATGATCCAGGGCGCGCCGCACGACGAGCCCGACGAATTGCAGCGCCTCAGCTCCGCGATTCAGCAGCGCATCATCCGCGCGCCCCTGCCCGGCGACGTGGAGGACGCCATCCGCATGCGCTGCCGCGAGATGGAGGCCAAGACAGGGCCGGGCCTGCGCCTGGCCATGCGGTCCAGCTCCCTGGGCGAGGACGGGCGCGAGGCTTCCTTTGCCGGGCAGTACCGCACCGTGCTCAACGTCTGCACGGAAAACGCCCCGGACGTGTACCGCGAGGTCGTGGCCTCGAAATACAGCCCCCAGGCCATGGCCTACCGCCTGCACCGGGGCATTCCGGACGAGGCCGCGGGCATGGCCGTGGGCTGCCTGGAAATGGTCCGGACCGTTGCCGGAGGCGTGGCCTACAGCGTGGACCCGCTCGACCCCGGCTCCGACAACGAAATGATCAACGCGGCCTGGGGACTGGCCAGGGCCGTTGTGGACGGGGGCGGGGGCACCGATCTTTTCTACGTGCACCGCCGCGAGGGCCGCATCGTGGGCAGCCGCATCGCGCAGAAGCGCAGCCGCTTCGTCTGCCGCGAGGGCGAGGGCGTGGCCCGCGAGGAGCTGGACCCGGAAACCGGGGCCTTGCCTTCGCTCACCGAGGAGCAGGTGCTCCAGGTGGCCCGGGGGGCCATGTCCCTGGAGCGGCATTTCGGCCAGCCCCAGGACGTGGAATGGGCCTTCGACCACGACGGGCGTCTGCTCGTGCTCCAGAGTCGGCCCCTGACCGGGCTGGAACGGGACGGCGCGCCCAAGCCGCCGCCCGCCGACGTGCAGGGCGCCCCCCTGCTGCTTTCCGGCGGGGTCACGGCCAGTCCGGGCGCGGCCTGCGGACCGGTCCGGGTGATCCAGCGCGACGCGGACGCCCTGGACTTTCCCCTGGGGGCGATCATGGTGCTGCGCCAGCCGCTGCCGCGCCGGGCCGTGCTGCTTTCCCGCGCCGCCGCCGTGGTGGCCGAGGAGGGCGGCGCAGCCGGACATCTGGCCAACGTGGCCCGCGAATTCGGCATTCCCGCGGTCTTCGCCCTGGCGGGGGCGACCTCGACACTGACCTCCGGCCTGGAAGTCACGGTGGACGCGGAGCGCGGCGCGGTCTACGAGGGCCGCTGCGACGTGCTGCTGCGCCGGGCCAGGCCGCGCAAGGCGATCATGGTCGGCACCCAGGTCCACGAGCGGCTCAAGGAAGTGGCCGAGCTGGTCCTGCCCCTGAACCTGCTGGCTCCGGAAAGCGTTGATTTCCGGGTCCGCAACTGCAAGACCCTGCACGACGTGACCCGCTTCTGCCACCAGAAGGCCGTGGAGGAGATGTTCCGCTTCGGCAAGGACGACAACTTCCCGGAACGTTCGGCCAAGCAGCTGGTCACGCCCCAGTCGCCCATGCAGTTCTGGATCATCAACCTGGACGACGGCTTCCGCAAGGAAACCCGCGAGAACACGGTGCGGCTTTCGAACATCACCTCCGTGCCCATGCTCGCGCTCTGGTCGGGCATGACCGCCGTGCCCTGGGACGGGCCTCCCCCGGTCAACGCGCGCGGCTTTCTCTCGGTCATGTTCGAGGCGACCATGAACCCGCACCTGGACCCGGCCTCGGACACCAAATACCTGATCCGCAACTACTTCATGATTTCCAAGCATTTTTGCAGCCTGCAATCGCGCTTCGGCTTCCATTTCTGCCTTGTGGAAGCCTTGGTCAGCGACCGGCATCAGGAAAACTACGTGGCCTTCCGGTTCAAGGGCGGGGCTGCGGACGCGCTCCGGCGCCAGGCCCGGGCCCGGCTCGTGGCCGAGGTGCTGGAGGAATACGACTTCCGCTGCGACATCCGCGAGGACAGCCTGACCGCGCGCGTCAAGGACGCGGGCCGGGAGTTCATGGAGCAGCGGCTCAAGGTGCTCGGCTACATGATCATCCACACGCGGCAGATCGACATGATCATGGCCGACCAGAACGCCGTTCAGCGGGCCAAGGCCAAAATGCTAAATGATTTGCGAACGATTGTTGCCCCGGTCGGGCAAGTTTCGAAATAA
- a CDS encoding sulfite exporter TauE/SafE family protein — MRKIYELMCMASAAHARWDYETSMNILKSRKRLLILLLVALPAILFSVAMAADPGTLPQILGGKKAYSPAFYTPEIFLVSIFIGVAAGLITGCIGAGGGFIITPALMSAGIKGILAVGTDLFHIFAKAIMGTTVHKKLGNVSVGLAVAFLAGSIVGVVGGGFINHYLYNLNPVLSDTFISLVYVVLLGFLGIYALLDFLKLRKAGGDGDAHGGGGDSGKGLPARLQASKIPPLLTFDEDLVPGGKKIPALYVAICGAIVGFVAAIMGVGGGFLTFPMFVYILGVSSFTTVGTDILQIIFTAGFAAISQYAIYGFIFYTLAMGMLLGSLLGIQVGALTTKLVKGIYIRGFYAVAILAGFANRLFALPGKLAEMKFIVLEKSTGILLTQIGNWVFFIVVAIFGIWVVGTFIMKIGQLREA, encoded by the coding sequence ATGAGAAAAATCTACGAGCTGATGTGCATGGCGTCCGCAGCCCACGCCCGGTGGGACTATGAGACGTCCATGAATATCCTGAAGAGCAGGAAGCGCCTGCTCATCCTGCTGCTGGTGGCCCTCCCGGCCATCCTGTTCTCCGTGGCCATGGCCGCCGATCCCGGCACGCTGCCCCAGATCCTGGGCGGCAAGAAGGCCTACAGCCCGGCCTTCTACACCCCGGAGATCTTCCTGGTCTCCATCTTCATCGGCGTGGCCGCAGGCCTGATCACGGGCTGCATCGGCGCGGGCGGCGGCTTCATCATCACCCCGGCGCTCATGAGCGCGGGCATCAAGGGCATTCTCGCGGTGGGCACGGACCTGTTCCACATCTTCGCCAAGGCGATCATGGGCACCACCGTGCACAAGAAGCTGGGCAACGTCTCCGTGGGGCTGGCCGTGGCCTTCCTGGCGGGTTCCATCGTGGGCGTGGTCGGCGGCGGGTTCATCAACCACTATCTCTACAACCTCAACCCGGTGCTCTCGGACACGTTCATCTCCTTGGTGTACGTGGTGCTGCTCGGCTTCCTGGGCATCTACGCGCTGCTCGACTTCCTGAAGCTGCGCAAGGCCGGCGGCGACGGCGACGCGCACGGCGGAGGCGGCGATTCCGGCAAGGGCCTGCCCGCGCGGCTCCAGGCCTCCAAGATTCCGCCGCTGCTGACCTTCGACGAAGACCTGGTTCCCGGCGGCAAGAAGATTCCCGCGCTCTACGTGGCCATCTGCGGCGCCATCGTTGGCTTCGTGGCCGCGATCATGGGCGTGGGCGGCGGCTTCCTGACCTTCCCCATGTTCGTCTACATCCTGGGCGTCAGCTCCTTCACCACCGTGGGAACGGACATCCTCCAGATCATCTTCACCGCGGGTTTCGCGGCCATCAGCCAGTACGCCATCTACGGCTTCATCTTCTACACCCTGGCCATGGGCATGCTGCTCGGCTCGCTCCTGGGCATCCAGGTGGGCGCGCTGACCACCAAGCTGGTCAAGGGCATCTACATTCGCGGGTTCTACGCGGTCGCCATCCTGGCGGGCTTCGCCAACCGCCTCTTCGCCCTGCCGGGCAAGCTCGCGGAGATGAAGTTCATCGTCCTGGAGAAGTCCACCGGAATACTGTTGACGCAAATAGGCAACTGGGTCTTCTTCATTGTGGTGGCCATCTTCGGCATCTGGGTCGTGGGCACCTTCATCATGAAGATCGGTCAGCTCAGGGAGGCGTAA
- a CDS encoding response regulator → MEPIRLLLVDDEAEFLQTLGKRLQRRGLRPETAHSGEAALEQLHANPADVVVLDVKMPGMGGIEALRALKREHPLTEVILLTGHADLDAAVQGMELGAFDYLMKPMDIDELLFKIQDAYTRKDLHERKIRATSDRLAKRGTSGNDDDV, encoded by the coding sequence ATGGAACCCATCAGGCTGCTGCTTGTGGACGACGAGGCCGAGTTTCTGCAGACGCTGGGCAAGCGGCTGCAACGGCGCGGACTCAGGCCGGAAACGGCCCATTCCGGCGAAGCCGCCCTGGAGCAGCTTCACGCCAACCCTGCGGATGTGGTCGTGCTGGACGTGAAAATGCCCGGCATGGGCGGCATCGAGGCCTTGCGGGCGCTCAAGCGCGAGCACCCGCTGACCGAGGTCATCCTGCTCACGGGGCACGCGGACCTGGACGCGGCGGTGCAGGGCATGGAGCTGGGCGCCTTCGACTACCTCATGAAGCCCATGGACATCGACGAACTGCTTTTCAAGATCCAGGACGCCTACACGCGCAAGGATCTGCACGAACGGAAAATACGGGCGACCTCGGACAGGCTTGCGAAACGGGGAACGTCCGGAAACGATGACGACGTTTGA
- a CDS encoding response regulator, which translates to MSSARETIRLLLVDDEAGFVDVMRKRLGRRGVQVTPALSGTDAIRKLRGQDFDVAVVDLKMEDMNGIEVLSILKKMVPELPVIMLTGHGSEQAARDGMAHGAFDYLLKPCELDNLLAKIRQAVGK; encoded by the coding sequence ATGTCCAGCGCGAGGGAAACCATACGGCTGCTGCTCGTGGACGACGAGGCGGGGTTCGTGGACGTCATGCGCAAGCGGCTCGGCAGGCGGGGGGTCCAGGTGACTCCGGCCCTTTCCGGCACCGACGCCATCCGGAAGCTGCGCGGCCAGGACTTCGACGTGGCCGTGGTCGACCTCAAGATGGAGGACATGAACGGCATCGAGGTGCTCAGCATTCTCAAGAAGATGGTCCCGGAACTGCCCGTGATCATGCTGACGGGCCACGGCTCGGAGCAGGCGGCGCGGGACGGCATGGCCCACGGGGCCTTCGATTATCTGCTCAAGCCCTGCGAACTGGATAACCTGCTGGCCAAGATTCGGCAGGCCGTGGGCAAGTGA
- a CDS encoding response regulator, producing the protein MSVATVLLVDDEKAFVEAMTRRLTKRDVDVRAAFSGQECLDALAAAPDVEVVVLDVKMPGIDGVDTLKRIKAEYPLVEVIMLTGHATVETAIDGMKLGAFDYLMKPSDMDVLMEKIDAAATKKRQHEEKIIEARAQSIALRRGD; encoded by the coding sequence ATGAGTGTGGCCACCGTGTTGCTGGTGGATGACGAAAAGGCCTTTGTGGAGGCCATGACCCGGCGGCTGACAAAGCGCGACGTGGACGTGCGCGCCGCCTTCAGCGGGCAGGAGTGCCTGGACGCGCTGGCTGCCGCGCCGGACGTGGAAGTGGTGGTGCTGGACGTGAAGATGCCCGGCATCGACGGCGTGGACACGCTCAAGCGCATCAAGGCGGAATACCCGCTGGTGGAGGTGATCATGCTCACGGGGCATGCCACCGTGGAAACCGCCATCGACGGCATGAAGCTCGGCGCCTTCGACTATCTCATGAAGCCGAGCGACATGGACGTGCTCATGGAGAAGATCGATGCGGCCGCCACCAAGAAGCGGCAGCACGAGGAAAAGATCATCGAGGCCCGCGCCCAGAGCATCGCCCTGCGGCGCGGCGACTAG